CTTCACCATGGGCGCCCGGCCGATCGCCAATCTGAACGCGCTGCGCTTCGGCAGCCCCGCCGATCCCAAGACCCGCCATCTGGTCGCGGGCGTGGTCGCCGGCATCGGCGGCTATGGCAATTGCATGGGCGTGCCGACCGTGGGGGGCGAGGTGAATTTCCACCCCTCCTACAACGGCAACATCCTCGTCAACGCGATGACGGTGGGCCTGGCCCAGGCCGACAAGATCTTCTATTCGAAGGCCGCCGGCGTCGGGAACCCTGTGATCTATGTCGGCGCCAAGACCGGCCGCGACGGCATCCATGGCGCGACCATGGCCTCGGCCGAGTTCAATGAGGATTCGGAGGAGAAGCGCCCGACCGTGCAGGTCGGCGATCCCTTCACCGAGAAGCTGCTGCTCGAAGCCTGCCTCGAATTGATGGCGACCGACGCCATCGTCTCGATCCAGGACATGGGGGCCGCCGGCCTCACCTCCTCCTCGGTCGAGATGAGCTCCAAGGGCGGGCTCGGCATCGAGTTCGATCTCGACAAGGTGCCGGTGCGCGAAACCGGCATGACAGCCTATGAGATCATGCTCTCCGAGAGCCAGGAGCGCATGCTGATGGTGCTGAAGCCGGAAGCCATGGAGAAGGCGCGCGCCATCTTCGAGAAATGGGAGCTGGATTTCGCCGTGATCGGGCGCCTGACCGACACCGGCCGCCTCGTCCTCAAGAAGGACGGCAAGGTCCAGGCCGACATGCCGGTGGAACCGCTGGTCTCCGAGGCGCCGGTCTATGACCGCCCGACGGCGGCGACACCGGCCCAGGCGCCGGTCGCGGCTTCGGCGCTGCCGGCGATCGAGCCGCTCGCGGCCTTGAAGACGCTGCTGGCCTGTCCCGACCTCGCCTCCAAGCGCTGGATCTGGGAGCAGTACGACCATCTCGTCATGGGCCGCACCTTGCAGCGGCCCGGCGGCGACGCCGCGGTGGTGCGCCTGCCGGACAGCAAGAAGGGCCTGGCGGTCTCGACCGACTGCACGCCGCGCTATTGCTTCGCCGATCCGAAGATGGGCGGCGCCCAGGCCGTGGCGGAGAGCTGGCGCAACCTGACCGCGGTCGGCGCCACGCCGCTCGCCCTCACCGACAATATGAATTTCGGCAATCCGCAGCGGCCCGAGATCATGGGCCAGTTCGCCGGTTGCGTCGAAGGCATGCGCGAGGCCTGCCTCGCCCTCGACTACCCGGTCGTGTCGGGCAATGTCTCGCTCTACAACGAGACCAACGGCAAGGGCATCCTGCCGACG
The nucleotide sequence above comes from Hypericibacter terrae. Encoded proteins:
- the purL gene encoding phosphoribosylformylglycinamidine synthase subunit PurL gives rise to the protein MTAFATTASITPNIVAEHGLTADEYQSILKIMGRAPNLTELGIFSVMWSEHCSYKSSRRWLKRLPTEGPVVIQGPGENAGVIDIGDGQAVVFKMESHNHPSFIEPYQGAATGVGGIMRDVFTMGARPIANLNALRFGSPADPKTRHLVAGVVAGIGGYGNCMGVPTVGGEVNFHPSYNGNILVNAMTVGLAQADKIFYSKAAGVGNPVIYVGAKTGRDGIHGATMASAEFNEDSEEKRPTVQVGDPFTEKLLLEACLELMATDAIVSIQDMGAAGLTSSSVEMSSKGGLGIEFDLDKVPVRETGMTAYEIMLSESQERMLMVLKPEAMEKARAIFEKWELDFAVIGRLTDTGRLVLKKDGKVQADMPVEPLVSEAPVYDRPTAATPAQAPVAASALPAIEPLAALKTLLACPDLASKRWIWEQYDHLVMGRTLQRPGGDAAVVRLPDSKKGLAVSTDCTPRYCFADPKMGGAQAVAESWRNLTAVGATPLALTDNMNFGNPQRPEIMGQFAGCVEGMREACLALDYPVVSGNVSLYNETNGKGILPTPAIGGVGLLQNADHSVSLKFKAEGDAIILLGATQGHIGQSLALRELAGREEGPPPPVDLAAERRHGDFVRGLIADGKLTACHDLSDGGLLVAVAEMAMAGRLGASLELPVEAKATPLAWLFGEDQGRYLVTCAAAEAEALLDRARKTGVPATRLGRVGGAALTVTGHGSISVAELSQINEGWLPGYMGAAS